A window of Polaribacter litorisediminis contains these coding sequences:
- a CDS encoding arylesterase has product MLNLKNKQLQPNIKDSAFNVFIKLCYFSSVILLLSCGSDTSKKSENIDNVTQNTESKKTEKNVSKKILFFGDSLTAGYGLEDINDAFPALIQNKIDALSLDYTVINSGLSGETSAGGKSRINWVLNQKIDIFILELGANDGLRGIPLKETRKNLQAIIDAVLAKNADTKIVLAGMQLPPNMGNDYITEFKKIFPELAKKNGLELIPFLLKNVGGIPALNQSDGIHPTAEGQKILANNVWAVLEPMLTS; this is encoded by the coding sequence ATGCTAAACCTGAAAAATAAACAATTGCAGCCAAACATTAAAGATAGTGCTTTTAATGTTTTCATAAAGTTATGTTATTTTTCATCTGTCATATTGTTACTTTCTTGTGGATCGGATACGTCTAAAAAATCAGAAAACATTGACAATGTAACTCAGAATACTGAAAGTAAGAAAACAGAAAAAAATGTTTCAAAAAAGATTTTATTTTTTGGTGATAGTTTAACGGCTGGTTATGGTTTAGAAGATATCAATGATGCTTTTCCTGCGTTGATTCAAAATAAAATAGATGCTCTTTCTTTAGATTATACAGTCATCAATTCCGGTTTAAGTGGGGAAACGTCCGCTGGTGGAAAAAGCAGAATTAACTGGGTGTTAAATCAAAAAATAGATATTTTTATACTAGAATTGGGTGCAAATGATGGTTTACGCGGCATTCCTTTAAAAGAAACTAGAAAAAACCTACAAGCTATTATTGATGCTGTGCTTGCCAAAAATGCGGATACCAAAATTGTTTTAGCAGGCATGCAACTTCCGCCAAATATGGGAAACGATTATATTACAGAGTTTAAAAAGATTTTTCCTGAATTAGCAAAAAAGAATGGTTTGGAATTAATTCCGTTTTTATTGAAAAATGTTGGTGGAATTCCTGCTTTAAATCAATCCGATGGTATTCATCCAACGGCAGAAGGTCAAAAAATACTTGCGAATAATGTTTGGGCAGTTTTAGAACCAATGCTTACTTCCTAA
- a CDS encoding DEAD/DEAH box helicase, translating to MPFKKLHASIKEKLESLEINTPTPFQSKSIPLIKSGANIFCTAPENSGKTTTLLLTTMQKLQCEEVGTAPRAIILVGDNEKAKALYDTFNEYTRRTSLRVYVCDEKLHIDLLKSEIFEGTDILIATPQIMNKLLLLNGVNVTQLKLFCIDDAEFLSQKTPLSNIMAITQSLAKCQFVIYSEKMHPFLKRFESYFMTNARTIGL from the coding sequence ATGCCCTTTAAAAAATTACATGCCTCTATAAAAGAGAAGCTAGAATCTCTTGAAATAAATACTCCGACTCCATTTCAAAGCAAAAGTATTCCTTTGATTAAAAGTGGTGCAAATATATTTTGTACTGCTCCAGAAAATAGTGGAAAAACAACCACATTACTTCTTACCACGATGCAAAAGTTACAATGTGAGGAAGTAGGAACAGCGCCAAGAGCAATTATTTTAGTAGGTGATAATGAAAAAGCAAAAGCCTTGTATGATACTTTTAATGAGTACACAAGACGTACTTCGTTGCGCGTTTATGTATGTGATGAAAAGTTGCACATTGATTTGCTAAAATCAGAAATTTTTGAAGGCACAGATATTTTAATCGCAACGCCTCAAATAATGAATAAGTTGCTTTTATTAAATGGCGTAAATGTTACGCAGTTAAAACTATTTTGCATTGACGATGCTGAATTTTTAAGTCAAAAAACTCCGTTATCGAATATTATGGCAATTACCCAAAGCCTTGCAAAGTGTCAGTTTGTAATTTATTCAGAGAAAATGCATCCGTTTTTAAAGCGTTTTGAATCTTATTTTATGAC
- a CDS encoding ABC transporter ATP-binding protein: protein MTKILKIHQLEKTYNSGSKKLTVLNDISFEIEKGSIFSIIGPSGSGKTTLLGLCAGLDYPSSGSIELCGNNLHDLNEDERALLRNKEVGFIFQNFQLLPTLTALENVIVPLELQGEKNAAKVGLALLQKVGLSDRVHHYPSQLSGGEQQRVALARAFSNKPSILFADEPTGNLDEETGEKVIQLLFQLNKEAGTTLVIITHDLELANRTQQILRLKGGKIMSNEKTVAIL from the coding sequence ATGACAAAGATATTAAAGATTCATCAACTTGAGAAGACCTATAACAGTGGTTCCAAAAAATTAACAGTATTAAACGATATTTCTTTTGAGATAGAAAAAGGAAGTATCTTTTCTATTATAGGTCCATCCGGAAGTGGAAAAACGACTTTATTAGGTTTATGCGCAGGTTTAGATTACCCGAGTTCTGGAAGTATCGAATTATGCGGAAATAATTTACATGATTTAAATGAAGATGAACGTGCGCTGCTACGGAACAAAGAAGTTGGTTTTATATTTCAAAATTTTCAATTATTGCCTACACTTACAGCCTTAGAAAATGTAATTGTTCCGTTAGAACTTCAAGGTGAAAAAAATGCTGCTAAAGTGGGTTTAGCACTTTTACAAAAAGTAGGTTTATCAGATCGTGTGCATCATTATCCTTCGCAATTATCGGGTGGCGAGCAGCAACGGGTTGCACTGGCTAGAGCATTTTCTAACAAACCTTCAATTTTATTTGCAGATGAACCCACAGGAAATTTAGATGAAGAAACTGGGGAAAAGGTTATTCAACTACTTTTTCAATTAAATAAAGAAGCTGGTACTACTTTGGTAATTATTACACATGATTTAGAATTGGCCAATAGAACCCAGCAAATTTTGCGATTAAAAGGAGGTAAAATAATGTCTAATGAAAAAACGGTAGCCATTTTATGA
- the hutG gene encoding formimidoylglutamase translates to MEFFKNLKVDYTTGNKNNYSGRSSKLPNQYWHQEIKVSSIEKLKIPNTIDIGLIGYACDEGVQRNQGRIGARKGPKSIRTKLGKLPIHFKNKNITDFGDIICVDTNLEDCQKALSKSISTLIKNHVLPIAIGGGHDIALANFNGIKDAIKNTSKNNIGIINFDAHFDVRKVDTQGNSGTPFYQILKENDTARYFAIGIQQQSNTKELFEIAAAYNVSYVSNFDCESFGEDLKNKLTTFIDQVDYIYITIDLDGFSSAFAPGVSAPSALGFSPNFVYQVLTFLFQSKKVISCDIAELNPNFDIDSATAGLAAKLVDFMVLNS, encoded by the coding sequence ATGGAATTCTTTAAAAATTTAAAAGTCGATTACACAACAGGGAATAAAAATAATTATTCTGGTAGAAGTTCTAAGCTTCCCAATCAATATTGGCATCAAGAAATAAAGGTTTCGAGTATTGAAAAACTAAAGATTCCGAATACTATTGATATTGGTTTGATTGGTTATGCTTGTGATGAAGGGGTTCAAAGAAATCAAGGTAGAATTGGCGCTAGAAAAGGTCCAAAAAGCATAAGAACTAAATTAGGAAAACTTCCGATTCATTTTAAAAATAAAAACATTACCGATTTTGGAGATATTATTTGCGTTGATACTAATTTAGAGGATTGCCAGAAAGCACTTTCTAAAAGCATTAGTACATTAATTAAGAATCATGTTTTACCAATTGCCATTGGTGGCGGCCATGATATAGCTTTGGCTAATTTCAACGGAATCAAAGATGCTATTAAAAATACTTCAAAAAATAACATCGGAATTATCAATTTTGATGCACATTTCGATGTAAGAAAAGTGGATACTCAAGGAAATTCAGGGACTCCTTTTTATCAAATTTTAAAAGAAAATGATACTGCTCGTTATTTTGCAATCGGAATTCAGCAACAATCAAACACCAAAGAATTATTTGAAATTGCAGCAGCATATAATGTTTCTTATGTTTCTAATTTTGACTGTGAATCCTTTGGCGAAGACTTAAAAAACAAACTAACTACTTTTATCGATCAAGTAGATTATATATACATCACAATCGATTTAGATGGGTTTTCATCCGCTTTTGCTCCGGGAGTAAGCGCACCTTCTGCACTCGGTTTTTCCCCTAACTTTGTTTATCAAGTTTTAACTTTTTTATTCCAAAGTAAAAAAGTCATTTCTTGTGATATTGCCGAATTAAACCCAAATTTTGATATAGACAGTGCTACCGCAGGTTTAGCAGCTAAATTAGTAGATTTTATGGTTTTGAATTCCTGA
- a CDS encoding SLC13 family permease: MATFEANTEINMKLIIAGLLVFFGMIFFVDLQPGKPEVTYTAAIAVLMAFWWVTEALPIGITSLLPIVLFPMLGVLDGKAISNAYINYVIFLFIGGFIMALAMEKWNLHKRIALKILSTVGGSPFRIMLGFMLASSFLSMWMSNTATAMMMLPIAFSVTAALEEVYGEGKISSFAAGLLLAIAHACSIGGIATLVGTPPNLSFLRIFEIIYPEAPEISFGQWITFAFPITVMIFIFSLLLLYFTYKPKGKIENLDTSFFSDKYKALGKVSAEQRRVFILFVSLAVLWVFRSNLNLGFVTIPGWSSFFQNPKFLNDGTVAIFIAMLLFIIPSSKKKEALVNWQIMLKLPWHIVFLFGGGFALAKGFIDSGLSNYVGGLLGGTKDMSPIMLVGTLTTLMSTLTEFTSNTATTEMMLPIISGLATEIKVNPLLIMIPVTLAASMAFMLPIATPPNAIVFGTGKLKMFQMIKTGVIIDIFATIIIVIMTIVWGTVIFDIDPTVFPDWAVQTVTDKKH; this comes from the coding sequence ATGGCAACTTTTGAAGCGAACACAGAAATTAATATGAAATTAATAATTGCCGGATTGCTTGTGTTTTTTGGAATGATTTTTTTTGTAGATCTACAACCCGGAAAACCAGAAGTTACTTATACGGCGGCTATTGCTGTGCTTATGGCTTTTTGGTGGGTTACGGAGGCATTGCCTATCGGGATTACATCATTACTGCCCATCGTTTTATTCCCTATGCTAGGCGTTTTAGACGGAAAAGCAATATCGAATGCCTATATAAATTATGTGATTTTTTTATTTATTGGAGGTTTTATCATGGCGTTAGCGATGGAGAAATGGAATCTTCACAAACGAATTGCACTAAAAATACTATCAACTGTTGGAGGGAGTCCGTTTAGAATTATGTTAGGTTTTATGTTGGCATCATCATTTTTATCGATGTGGATGTCTAATACAGCAACGGCTATGATGATGTTGCCGATTGCTTTTTCGGTAACAGCAGCTTTAGAAGAAGTGTATGGGGAAGGAAAAATAAGTTCGTTTGCTGCCGGTTTGTTATTAGCTATTGCGCATGCTTGTTCTATAGGAGGTATTGCAACCCTTGTAGGAACACCGCCTAATTTATCCTTTTTAAGAATCTTCGAAATTATTTATCCTGAAGCACCCGAAATTTCGTTTGGGCAATGGATCACTTTTGCATTTCCAATTACAGTGATGATTTTTATTTTTTCGTTGTTGCTATTATATTTTACGTATAAACCAAAAGGAAAAATTGAAAACTTAGATACCTCTTTCTTCAGTGATAAATATAAAGCTCTTGGAAAAGTAAGTGCAGAACAAAGACGTGTCTTTATTTTGTTTGTGTCTTTAGCTGTTTTATGGGTATTCAGATCTAATCTTAACCTTGGTTTTGTAACTATTCCTGGATGGAGTTCCTTTTTTCAAAACCCTAAATTTTTAAATGATGGAACTGTTGCTATTTTTATTGCCATGTTGTTATTTATTATTCCTTCTAGCAAAAAGAAAGAAGCTTTGGTAAACTGGCAAATCATGCTAAAATTACCTTGGCATATTGTGTTTTTATTTGGAGGTGGTTTTGCTTTAGCCAAAGGATTTATCGATTCTGGATTGTCTAATTATGTTGGTGGACTTTTAGGAGGAACAAAAGATATGTCTCCAATCATGTTGGTAGGCACATTAACAACTTTAATGTCTACGCTTACCGAATTTACATCGAACACCGCAACTACAGAAATGATGTTACCTATTATTTCTGGATTAGCAACAGAAATAAAAGTCAATCCTTTATTAATAATGATTCCGGTTACTTTAGCAGCATCCATGGCTTTTATGTTACCGATAGCAACGCCACCAAATGCCATTGTATTTGGTACTGGAAAGTTAAAAATGTTTCAAATGATAAAAACAGGAGTCATAATAGACATCTTTGCAACGATCATTATTGTAATTATGACAATAGTTTGGGGTACTGTTATATTTGATATTGATCCAACCGTTTTTCCAGATTGGGCAGTACAAACAGTTACAGACAAAAAGCATTAA
- a CDS encoding ABC transporter permease — protein MAWRDGKASLSRLLLFMASIILGIAAVVSIQLFSENLKDNIKNQSKALMGADFIIDSKQLPSKKVQAIIDSLQVAASEVNFVSMAAFPKNEATKLVKVRAIEGNFPFYGTLDTEPVIAAQQYQKMGGALVDATLLLQYNLKPGDSIKLGKLTFPILGALKSIPGTTAISSSVAPTVLIPFRFIEETELLQIGSRKEYQYFFVAPPSMDLVLLNKKIDPILDDENADLDTHTNTSAQLGRRYDNVSRFLNLSAFIALLLGCIGIASSVHIYIKEKLKNVAVLKCLGATRRQTFLIYVLQILGIGLIGGILGSAIGMGLQYAFPYILKGFLPFDVQISITIQPIIMGVMLGVLMSVLFALLPLLGTWYVSPLEVLRGTDENLVKPRKARLLTFAAILLFIFLFSFWLLKDAFNGIVFTVGILITFSIMAAVSSLFMRAIKKYFPANWGFIKRQSLLNLYRPNNQTMVLILAIGLGTFLISTLYFTKDILLAKTAIENKKNDANIILMDVQSAQKEAVVNTILPKGLEVIDNIPIVTMRMHRIKDRLVNDIRKDSTSNMNRWILNHEFRTTYRDELLESEEILEGSWVQKANPNEPILISIADNIARDADLKVGDEVVLNVQGVLMETKIGSIRKVNWGNMQLNFSIVFPLGILENAPQFNVLTTYVPNEARSADLQRDLVKKFPNISILDLRQIFTIVEDILDKISWIINFMAFFSILTGIIVLIGSVRNSKYQRIKESVLLRTLGAKSKQILQITALEYVYLGVLGSLVGILLSLVSSQLLATLLFKEPFLPSAVPFLVFLPGITILVLFIGLSNIRSVLKSPPLEVLRKES, from the coding sequence ATGGCTTGGAGAGATGGTAAAGCAAGTCTTTCTAGATTGTTATTATTTATGGCATCCATTATTTTAGGAATTGCCGCAGTAGTTTCTATTCAATTGTTTAGCGAAAATTTAAAAGATAATATTAAAAATCAGTCGAAAGCCTTAATGGGCGCAGATTTTATTATTGATAGCAAACAACTCCCTTCTAAAAAAGTACAAGCAATTATAGATTCTTTACAAGTTGCCGCATCCGAAGTTAATTTTGTTTCTATGGCAGCGTTTCCAAAAAATGAAGCGACAAAATTAGTAAAAGTAAGGGCTATAGAGGGTAATTTTCCTTTTTATGGAACTTTAGATACAGAACCAGTGATTGCTGCACAACAATATCAAAAAATGGGAGGTGCCTTGGTGGATGCTACTTTATTATTGCAGTATAATTTAAAACCTGGAGATTCTATTAAATTAGGCAAGTTAACATTCCCGATTTTGGGTGCCTTAAAATCAATTCCTGGAACGACCGCCATTTCTAGTTCAGTAGCACCAACCGTGCTAATTCCTTTTCGTTTTATAGAAGAAACGGAACTCTTACAAATAGGAAGTAGAAAAGAATATCAGTATTTTTTCGTTGCGCCACCTTCCATGGATTTGGTTTTGTTGAATAAAAAAATAGATCCTATTTTAGATGATGAAAATGCAGATCTTGATACGCATACAAATACGAGTGCTCAACTAGGCAGAAGATATGATAATGTGAGCCGGTTTTTAAATTTATCAGCATTTATTGCGCTTTTGTTAGGTTGTATAGGAATTGCAAGTTCCGTGCATATTTATATCAAAGAAAAACTAAAAAATGTAGCTGTTTTAAAATGTTTGGGAGCGACAAGAAGACAAACTTTTTTAATTTATGTATTACAAATTCTTGGCATAGGATTGATTGGTGGAATTTTAGGTTCCGCCATTGGGATGGGATTACAATATGCATTTCCTTATATTTTAAAAGGATTTTTGCCTTTTGATGTTCAAATATCGATTACCATACAACCCATAATAATGGGTGTAATGCTAGGTGTTTTAATGTCGGTTTTATTTGCATTATTGCCTTTATTAGGTACTTGGTATGTTTCGCCCTTAGAAGTTTTAAGAGGTACCGATGAAAATTTAGTAAAACCAAGAAAAGCAAGACTTTTAACTTTCGCGGCTATTTTACTTTTTATCTTTTTATTTTCGTTTTGGTTGTTAAAAGATGCTTTTAATGGAATTGTATTTACGGTGGGTATTTTAATTACTTTCTCGATTATGGCAGCAGTTTCAAGTTTATTTATGAGGGCAATCAAAAAATATTTCCCTGCTAATTGGGGTTTTATAAAACGACAAAGTTTGCTGAATTTATATCGACCAAATAATCAAACAATGGTCTTAATTTTAGCTATCGGATTGGGTACTTTTTTAATTAGTACGTTGTATTTTACCAAAGATATTTTATTAGCAAAAACAGCTATCGAGAATAAAAAAAATGATGCAAATATCATTTTAATGGATGTACAAAGTGCACAAAAAGAAGCGGTTGTAAACACAATTCTTCCTAAAGGTTTAGAGGTTATCGATAATATACCGATTGTTACCATGCGAATGCATCGGATTAAAGATAGATTAGTAAATGATATTCGTAAAGACTCTACATCTAACATGAATCGTTGGATTTTAAACCATGAGTTTAGAACTACCTATCGAGATGAATTGTTAGAATCCGAAGAAATATTAGAAGGATCTTGGGTTCAAAAAGCAAATCCGAACGAACCGATTTTAATTTCGATTGCAGATAATATAGCAAGAGATGCCGATTTAAAAGTTGGAGATGAAGTAGTACTAAATGTACAAGGAGTTTTAATGGAAACCAAGATTGGAAGTATCAGAAAAGTGAATTGGGGAAATATGCAATTGAACTTTTCTATTGTATTTCCGTTAGGTATTTTAGAAAATGCACCACAGTTTAATGTGCTAACAACCTATGTACCTAACGAAGCGAGGTCTGCTGATTTGCAAAGGGATTTGGTTAAGAAATTTCCAAATATTTCTATTTTAGATTTAAGACAGATTTTTACTATTGTAGAGGATATTTTAGATAAAATATCTTGGATTATTAATTTTATGGCATTCTTTAGTATTCTTACGGGAATTATCGTTTTAATCGGTTCGGTTAGAAATAGCAAATATCAGCGGATTAAAGAAAGTGTTTTGTTACGAACATTAGGAGCTAAAAGCAAGCAAATATTACAAATTACGGCTCTTGAATACGTGTATTTAGGTGTATTGGGTAGTTTGGTCGGAATTTTATTGTCGCTAGTAAGTAGTCAATTATTAGCAACTTTATTGTTCAAAGAACCCTTTTTACCCTCTGCAGTACCGTTTTTAGTATTTCTACCCGGCATTACAATTTTGGTATTATTCATCGGTTTGAGTAATATTAGAAGTGTTTTAAAAAGTCCGCCATTAGAGGTTTTGAGAAAAGAAAGTTAA